Proteins found in one Streptomyces sp. CB09001 genomic segment:
- a CDS encoding 2-hydroxyacyl-CoA dehydratase family protein: MSAALARLTSHGTDRRAAADEFRARHHGGVIGYVGADVPVEYITAAGLLPLRLSGSPGTPSTAGDRYLGTGLDPAARSVLTRLLAGDFGPLDGIVVSHDCEASLRLFYALRELRRVDPALALPPVHLVDVLHLPHRTTTRYVRAKLAQLRATVETWAGRPIDDRALADAITAHDRLRELLTRVAALRRSRPPRLTGTQTLTVVAATTALPVGRATALLEELLTEADHLPEHEGLRVFLTGSPHDTGHVYTALEDGGLFVVGEDHDWGDLLFLRRTAAPTEAALAERYQYNGPAAPRASIRARAGHTRRAARECGAQALVCYARVRDDAPGWDYPAQREATGLPAVLLNRQPYGALGAEAAEELAGLRRTMRPTGSRARAEVAR, encoded by the coding sequence ATGTCCGCTGCCCTCGCGCGGCTCACCTCCCACGGCACCGACCGCCGCGCGGCCGCCGACGAGTTCAGAGCACGCCACCACGGCGGGGTGATCGGCTACGTCGGCGCCGACGTCCCCGTCGAGTACATCACCGCCGCCGGACTGCTGCCCCTGCGCCTGTCCGGGAGCCCCGGCACCCCGAGCACGGCCGGCGACCGCTACCTCGGCACCGGCCTGGACCCGGCGGCCCGCTCCGTCCTCACCCGCCTGCTCGCAGGCGACTTCGGCCCGCTGGACGGCATCGTCGTCTCCCACGACTGCGAGGCGTCCCTGCGGTTGTTCTACGCACTGCGCGAGCTGCGCCGGGTGGACCCCGCCCTGGCCCTGCCGCCGGTGCACCTGGTCGACGTACTGCACCTGCCGCACCGCACGACCACGCGCTACGTGCGCGCCAAGCTCGCCCAGTTGCGCGCCACCGTCGAGACCTGGGCCGGCCGGCCGATCGACGACCGTGCACTCGCCGACGCCATCACCGCCCACGACCGGCTCCGGGAGCTGCTCACCCGGGTCGCCGCCCTGCGCCGGTCGCGGCCGCCCCGCCTCACCGGTACTCAGACGCTCACCGTCGTGGCCGCGACCACCGCACTGCCCGTCGGGCGTGCCACCGCACTCCTCGAAGAACTGCTCACCGAGGCGGACCACCTGCCCGAGCACGAAGGACTCAGAGTGTTCCTCACCGGAAGCCCGCACGACACGGGACACGTCTACACCGCCCTGGAGGACGGCGGCCTGTTCGTCGTCGGCGAGGACCACGACTGGGGGGACCTGCTCTTCCTGCGCCGGACCGCCGCCCCCACCGAGGCCGCGCTCGCCGAGCGCTACCAGTACAACGGGCCCGCGGCCCCCCGCGCCTCGATCCGCGCCCGCGCCGGACACACCCGGCGTGCCGCGCGGGAGTGCGGTGCGCAGGCACTCGTCTGCTACGCCCGGGTGCGCGACGACGCCCCGGGCTGGGACTACCCGGCCCAGCGGGAGGCGACCGGACTGCCGGCCGTGCTGCTGAACCGGCAGCCGTACGGCGCGCTCGGCGCCGAGGCGGCCGAGGAGCTGGCGGGGCTGAGGAGGACGATGCGACCGACCGGGTCGCGTGCCCGGGCGGAGGTCGCCCGATGA
- a CDS encoding 2-hydroxyacyl-CoA dehydratase family protein, whose translation MSAARLASASAATAHQRQWFADLGKEVADGGHLALVNADAPQEIFRAMGIPYVVNQWWSSIVTAKRRAQDYLGLLRERGYPDDSEQYSSIPLASAFDPDPANAPWGGLPRPSIVLAETTGDASRKIFDIWDTQPGVSFYPLESAAENDVPTRWWELMPRDWERAVGSDRLDLMTGELEGLIRFLEQTTGRVFSETRFAEVMTLVNEQQEWNRRTRDLIARARPCPLPVNDSIPSVMIPQWHRGTTWARDAARAFHDEVAERVSTGMSVGPEERARLMWIGRGLWFDLDFYRRFEESHGAVFVWSMYLAIAADGYLRYGGDPLRALAARFAAFSDQLYTPPWSAEWYVKEARLHGVDGVVHLVSEDARGSYFTTRALEAAGIPVLELHADNVDARGADGDALTRTVGDWLDGHVLAAD comes from the coding sequence ATGAGCGCCGCCCGACTGGCCTCCGCGTCGGCGGCGACCGCCCACCAGCGGCAGTGGTTCGCCGACCTCGGGAAGGAAGTCGCGGACGGCGGGCACCTCGCGCTGGTCAACGCCGACGCCCCCCAGGAGATCTTCCGCGCCATGGGCATCCCGTACGTCGTCAACCAGTGGTGGTCCTCGATCGTCACGGCCAAACGACGCGCCCAGGACTACCTCGGTCTCCTGCGCGAGCGGGGCTACCCCGACGACAGCGAGCAGTACAGCTCCATCCCCCTGGCCTCGGCCTTCGACCCGGACCCGGCGAACGCGCCCTGGGGCGGACTGCCCCGGCCCTCCATCGTCCTCGCGGAGACAACGGGCGACGCCTCCCGGAAGATCTTCGACATCTGGGACACCCAGCCCGGCGTCTCCTTCTACCCTCTGGAGAGCGCCGCCGAGAACGACGTCCCCACCCGCTGGTGGGAACTGATGCCACGGGACTGGGAGCGGGCCGTCGGCAGCGACCGCCTGGACCTCATGACCGGCGAACTCGAAGGCCTCATCAGGTTCCTGGAGCAGACCACCGGCCGAGTCTTCTCCGAGACCCGCTTCGCCGAGGTCATGACCCTCGTCAACGAGCAGCAGGAGTGGAACCGCCGCACCCGCGACCTGATCGCCCGGGCACGTCCCTGCCCGCTGCCCGTCAACGACAGCATCCCCAGCGTGATGATCCCGCAGTGGCACCGCGGCACCACCTGGGCGCGCGACGCCGCCCGCGCCTTCCACGACGAGGTCGCCGAGCGCGTGTCCACCGGCATGTCCGTCGGCCCGGAGGAACGGGCCAGGCTCATGTGGATCGGCCGCGGGCTCTGGTTCGACCTCGACTTCTACCGGCGCTTCGAGGAGAGCCACGGCGCGGTGTTCGTCTGGTCCATGTACCTCGCGATCGCCGCCGACGGCTACCTGCGCTACGGCGGCGACCCGCTGCGCGCCCTCGCCGCCCGCTTCGCAGCCTTCTCCGACCAGCTCTACACGCCGCCCTGGTCGGCCGAGTGGTACGTGAAGGAGGCCCGCCTCCACGGCGTCGACGGCGTGGTGCACCTGGTCTCCGAGGACGCCCGGGGCAGCTACTTCACCACCCGTGCCCTCGAGGCCGCCGGCATCCCGGTGCTCGAACTGCACGCCGACAACGTGGACGCCCGCGGCGCCGACGGCGACGCGCTCACCCGCACCGTCGGCGACTGGCTCGACGGGCACGTCCTCGCCGCTGACTGA
- a CDS encoding CocE/NonD family hydrolase translates to MTTALTALLVTAAAGAPAVAGPPERVSRPGEYAGYAPVLYDEWVRTSRYLPTRDGTRLAVDLYRPAVNGKAVERPFPVLWEHQLSRASRAEDGSVDLRGVTSGMAELTKYGYTVAFVDRRGNGASFGTMTGYHSRTEASDAYDVTEWLAAQPWSDGQVGVFGCSNTGDAAMQAATVGAPHLKAVFAGNYSFHKYDAFQRGGIRANWGVGPNRTPAEDLRNLPVDADGDGALLRRAVEEHRANTSLKDMWRAAPYRDSEVASVGTRPWLEYSVATYRDAIERSGVPVYSFDGWEDDFRKESLVSAATLSNPHKVLVGPWPHCGNEGFDIVAERHRFFDYWLKGVDNGIMQEPPLHYYTGSSDGTGRWRDARQWPPNPPARQTRYYLGGGGSGTVDSVNDGTLDRSRPRGHGAGDAYRVDYSVSCPEPVGLAQTCPQDEKGLTYTTAPLRDDTELTGHPEVSLRLSSTAPDGNVFAYLSDVAPDGTVRILTDGRLRLALRGTQRAPYDVLGTPWHRGNADDADPMPEGRAERVDFDMLPLSAVVPAGHRLRVTVTGADVRESDRTELSPAPVYTVHREPSRASSITLPIAW, encoded by the coding sequence TTGACGACCGCGCTCACGGCGCTCTTGGTCACCGCCGCCGCCGGAGCACCAGCTGTGGCGGGCCCACCCGAACGGGTGTCCCGGCCAGGTGAGTACGCCGGCTACGCCCCCGTGCTCTACGACGAGTGGGTGCGCACCTCGCGGTACCTGCCCACTCGGGACGGCACCCGGCTCGCCGTCGACCTCTACCGTCCTGCCGTGAACGGCAAGGCGGTCGAGCGTCCCTTCCCGGTGCTGTGGGAGCACCAGTTGAGCAGGGCCTCGCGCGCCGAGGACGGCTCGGTCGACCTGCGCGGGGTCACCAGCGGCATGGCCGAACTCACCAAGTACGGCTACACGGTGGCGTTCGTCGACCGCCGGGGCAACGGCGCCTCCTTCGGCACCATGACGGGCTATCACTCCCGCACGGAGGCGTCCGACGCCTACGACGTCACCGAATGGCTGGCCGCACAGCCCTGGAGCGACGGCCAGGTGGGCGTGTTCGGCTGCTCCAACACGGGCGACGCGGCGATGCAGGCGGCGACCGTGGGCGCACCCCACCTCAAGGCCGTCTTCGCGGGCAACTACTCCTTCCACAAGTACGACGCCTTCCAGCGGGGCGGGATCAGGGCCAACTGGGGTGTGGGGCCCAACCGCACGCCTGCGGAAGACCTGCGCAACCTGCCGGTCGACGCGGACGGGGACGGCGCGCTGCTTCGTCGGGCGGTGGAGGAGCACCGGGCGAACACTTCCCTGAAGGACATGTGGCGGGCGGCCCCCTACCGGGACAGCGAGGTCGCCTCGGTCGGCACGCGGCCGTGGCTCGAGTACAGCGTCGCCACCTACCGGGACGCGATCGAGCGCTCCGGCGTCCCCGTCTACAGCTTCGACGGCTGGGAGGACGACTTCCGCAAGGAGAGTCTGGTCAGCGCGGCGACCTTGTCGAACCCGCACAAGGTTCTCGTCGGCCCGTGGCCGCACTGCGGCAACGAGGGCTTCGACATCGTCGCCGAGCGGCACCGGTTCTTCGACTACTGGCTCAAGGGCGTCGACAACGGCATCATGCAGGAGCCGCCGCTGCACTACTACACCGGTTCGTCCGACGGCACGGGACGGTGGCGCGACGCCCGGCAGTGGCCGCCGAACCCGCCTGCCCGCCAGACTCGCTACTACCTGGGCGGCGGCGGCAGCGGCACCGTCGACTCGGTCAACGACGGCACACTGGACCGCTCACGGCCACGCGGCCACGGCGCCGGTGACGCCTACCGGGTCGACTACTCGGTGAGCTGCCCGGAGCCGGTGGGGCTCGCGCAGACCTGCCCCCAGGACGAGAAGGGGCTGACCTACACCACGGCTCCGCTGCGGGACGACACCGAACTCACCGGCCACCCCGAAGTCTCGCTGCGCCTGTCCTCCACCGCGCCCGACGGCAACGTCTTCGCCTACCTCTCCGACGTCGCCCCGGACGGCACGGTACGCATCCTCACCGACGGTCGGCTCCGCCTCGCGCTGCGCGGCACGCAGCGGGCGCCCTACGACGTGCTCGGCACACCCTGGCACCGCGGCAACGCCGACGATGCCGACCCCATGCCCGAGGGCCGCGCGGAACGCGTCGACTTCGACATGCTCCCCCTTTCCGCGGTGGTGCCCGCCGGGCACCGGCTGCGGGTGACCGTCACCGGAGCCGACGTGCGCGAGAGTGACCGCACCGAGCTGAGCCCGGCCCCCGTGTACACCGTGCACCGCGAGCCGTCCCGCGCATCGTCGATCACCCTTCCGATCGCGTGGTGA
- a CDS encoding ferredoxin, which produces MTLAGQAFGSGRVGAERDRCVGAGQCVLAAPGVFDQDEEDGLVRVLAERPSAAESDAVRAAVRACPSGALTLR; this is translated from the coding sequence ATGACCTTGGCAGGCCAGGCGTTCGGATCCGGGAGAGTCGGCGCCGAGCGGGACCGGTGTGTCGGGGCGGGGCAGTGTGTCCTCGCCGCGCCGGGTGTCTTCGACCAGGACGAGGAGGACGGGCTCGTGCGCGTGCTCGCCGAGAGGCCCTCCGCTGCCGAGTCGGACGCCGTGCGTGCGGCCGTGCGGGCCTGCCCGTCCGGAGCGCTCACTCTTCGGTAG
- a CDS encoding ABC transporter substrate-binding protein: protein MSRQIDRRAFLRRGAAGAAALAVGPGLLAACSTDEPGSAGKPGTGSSPRSGGTLRAAFVGGGASETLDFFNGPSALDLVRARAWHGTLGNLDPTGPDGVRYGVLKGIDIADDLSAYTLHVRPGVRFTDGSRLTSADILHSLSALAARSKLPVYRLAAANFDLARAKADGDLKVVLPTLRPIADGRLILCQGNFLVVKDGTKDFRESMPSCGPFRLTEFTAGQGSAFERYDDHYGHVPHLDGLELRSIADSTARAGALTGGAVDFAHDLSPVTARTLADDAKVELAPTKSPYLVGLSFQLNMSAEPFDDPRVREAFKLAVDREAMVKTVFYGNAETGNDLPSLGFPDYADGIPQRAHDPERARALLEEAGADGVKVELTTGPETPGMVEMATLFVEDLKKIGVRASVRELPPGQLYADFPAYSALPLAGSYQMPIPALSTYQMNTAGGSPSAFGWKRSETDALVAKARAERDPERARELGTQAQRTRWDEGNQVVPVFKPNLNAQAKGVDGIPDDLFEQFPGFSRASLA, encoded by the coding sequence ATGTCCAGACAGATCGATCGCCGTGCCTTCCTCCGTCGCGGCGCGGCGGGCGCCGCGGCTCTCGCGGTGGGACCCGGCCTGTTGGCGGCGTGCTCCACCGACGAGCCCGGCTCCGCGGGAAAGCCCGGAACGGGGTCCTCGCCCCGATCCGGTGGCACGCTCCGCGCCGCCTTCGTCGGCGGCGGTGCCTCCGAGACCCTCGACTTCTTCAACGGCCCCTCCGCACTGGACCTCGTGCGGGCCCGGGCCTGGCACGGCACCCTGGGAAACCTCGATCCCACCGGTCCCGACGGGGTGCGTTACGGCGTGCTCAAGGGGATCGACATCGCCGACGACCTGTCGGCCTACACGCTGCACGTGCGGCCCGGCGTCCGCTTCACCGACGGCTCCCGGCTGACCTCCGCCGACATCCTGCACTCGCTCAGCGCCCTCGCGGCCCGGAGCAAACTGCCCGTCTACCGGCTCGCCGCCGCCAACTTCGACCTCGCGCGCGCCAAGGCTGACGGCGACCTGAAGGTCGTACTGCCCACCCTGCGGCCCATCGCCGACGGCCGGCTGATCCTCTGCCAGGGCAACTTCCTCGTCGTCAAGGACGGCACCAAGGACTTCCGCGAGTCCATGCCCAGCTGCGGCCCCTTCCGGCTGACCGAATTCACGGCCGGCCAGGGCTCGGCGTTCGAGCGCTACGACGACCACTACGGTCACGTCCCCCACCTCGACGGCCTGGAGCTGCGGTCCATCGCGGACTCCACGGCCAGGGCGGGGGCGCTCACCGGCGGCGCGGTCGACTTCGCCCACGACCTCTCGCCCGTCACCGCGCGCACCCTCGCGGACGACGCGAAGGTCGAACTGGCCCCCACGAAGAGCCCCTACCTGGTCGGTCTCTCCTTCCAGCTGAACATGAGCGCCGAGCCCTTCGACGACCCGCGGGTCAGGGAGGCGTTCAAACTCGCGGTCGACCGCGAGGCCATGGTGAAGACCGTCTTCTACGGCAACGCGGAGACCGGCAACGACCTGCCCTCCCTCGGCTTCCCCGACTACGCCGACGGCATCCCCCAGCGCGCCCACGATCCCGAGCGGGCCCGCGCCCTCCTCGAGGAGGCCGGTGCCGACGGGGTGAAGGTCGAACTGACCACCGGCCCCGAGACGCCGGGCATGGTGGAGATGGCCACCCTCTTCGTCGAGGACCTGAAGAAGATCGGCGTGCGGGCGTCCGTCCGTGAGCTGCCCCCGGGCCAGCTCTACGCCGACTTCCCCGCGTACTCGGCACTGCCGCTGGCCGGCTCGTACCAGATGCCCATTCCCGCCCTGTCCACCTACCAGATGAACACGGCGGGCGGATCGCCGTCCGCGTTCGGCTGGAAGAGGTCCGAGACCGACGCCCTCGTGGCCAAGGCGCGCGCCGAGCGCGACCCGGAGCGGGCGAGGGAACTGGGCACGCAGGCCCAGCGCACGCGTTGGGACGAGGGCAACCAGGTGGTGCCGGTCTTCAAGCCGAACCTGAACGCCCAGGCCAAGGGGGTCGACGGGATACCCGACGACCTCTTCGAACAGTTTCCCGGCTTCTCCCGGGCGTCGCTGGCGTGA
- a CDS encoding ABC transporter permease: MNLLAFAARRLAGAAVLLVLLSAAVFAATAVLPGDAVSAVAGVDASEAQRAEVRAGLGLDRPAVARYADWAAGAVRGDLGRGFVGERPVADVLATRLPNSLLLAGLTLAVTAPLATLLGLWTGLRGGVADRVVSTSAQILAAIPEFVVAALLVAVLAVWLEVLPRVSVIPLGGTPLDVPHALVLPVLTLSAVGLAVATRLLRASVADTAATPYCEAARLNGVRGVRLAVRHILPNAAGPAVQALTLTTGALVGSAVVVENVFDYPGIGRELQLAVAARDVPMVQGIATALVAVMLAVLLLGDVCARLLGAREGHGR, encoded by the coding sequence GTGAACCTGCTCGCCTTCGCGGCCCGTCGCCTCGCGGGGGCCGCCGTCCTGCTCGTCCTGCTGTCGGCCGCGGTCTTCGCCGCCACGGCGGTCCTTCCCGGAGACGCCGTCAGCGCGGTCGCCGGCGTGGACGCCTCCGAGGCGCAACGCGCCGAGGTCCGGGCCGGACTCGGGCTGGACCGGCCCGCCGTCGCACGGTACGCCGACTGGGCGGCGGGCGCGGTCCGGGGGGACCTGGGCCGCGGCTTCGTGGGGGAGCGGCCGGTCGCCGACGTCCTTGCCACCCGCCTGCCCAACAGCCTGCTCCTCGCCGGACTGACCCTCGCGGTCACCGCGCCGCTCGCCACGCTGCTCGGCCTGTGGACGGGGCTGCGCGGCGGCGTCGCCGACCGGGTCGTCTCGACGTCCGCCCAGATCCTGGCCGCCATACCGGAGTTCGTCGTCGCCGCACTGCTCGTCGCCGTACTGGCGGTGTGGCTGGAGGTGCTGCCGCGTGTCTCGGTCATCCCCCTGGGAGGCACCCCGCTCGACGTCCCGCACGCGCTGGTGCTGCCCGTACTGACGCTCAGTGCGGTCGGCCTGGCGGTGGCCACCAGACTGCTGCGGGCCTCCGTCGCGGACACCGCGGCCACACCGTACTGCGAAGCCGCACGGCTCAACGGCGTGCGGGGCGTGCGACTCGCGGTACGCCACATCCTGCCCAACGCGGCCGGGCCGGCCGTGCAGGCGCTCACCCTCACCACGGGGGCCCTGGTCGGCTCCGCGGTGGTGGTGGAGAACGTCTTCGACTACCCGGGCATCGGCCGGGAGCTGCAACTGGCCGTCGCGGCACGGGACGTACCGATGGTGCAGGGCATCGCCACCGCCCTGGTCGCGGTGATGCTCGCGGTGCTGCTGCTGGGCGACGTCTGCGCACGTCTGCTGGGAGCACGGGAGGGGCACGGCCGATGA
- a CDS encoding ABC transporter permease subunit, translating into MTTVLTPPRRRARTTRTVGRRRPPLLTGALTLFVLLLALLGPLVAPHSPTAQLAAPFQQPDGQFLLGTDVLGRDVASRVLGGGRTIVLTALAGTAAAGAVGIAAGVLAAMVSRRLGDLTVRCVDALAVLPALLVVLVLAAGFPGSDAALVAAVALATAPFSTRVLRAAADTVLHSGYVEAALARGDSRRAVLRHDVLPNIAGPALMDTALRLVASLHLTATAGFLGLGRGGAAPDWGRMVSENAPGATLAAAPFLAPALLLVLLSVCVGLLAGRLADTVGKGAA; encoded by the coding sequence ATGACTACGGTGCTGACACCACCGCGGAGGCGGGCACGGACGACCCGCACCGTCGGGCGCCGGCGACCGCCGCTGCTCACCGGGGCCCTCACGCTGTTCGTACTCCTCCTCGCCCTCCTGGGGCCGCTGGTCGCGCCGCACAGCCCCACCGCGCAGCTCGCCGCGCCCTTCCAGCAGCCGGACGGGCAGTTCCTCCTCGGCACCGACGTGCTGGGCAGGGACGTGGCGAGCCGGGTCCTGGGCGGCGGCCGCACCATCGTTCTCACCGCGCTGGCGGGAACGGCCGCGGCCGGCGCCGTCGGAATCGCCGCCGGAGTCCTGGCGGCCATGGTCTCCCGTCGACTGGGCGACCTGACGGTCCGCTGTGTGGACGCCCTCGCCGTGCTCCCCGCCCTCCTGGTCGTCCTCGTGCTGGCCGCCGGTTTCCCCGGCAGCGACGCCGCCCTCGTCGCGGCCGTCGCCCTGGCCACCGCCCCCTTCTCCACCCGGGTGCTGCGAGCCGCTGCGGACACGGTGCTGCACAGCGGGTACGTCGAGGCGGCCCTGGCCCGGGGCGACTCCCGCAGGGCCGTGCTGCGCCACGACGTGCTGCCCAACATCGCCGGACCGGCCCTCATGGACACGGCGCTGCGCCTGGTCGCCTCCCTGCACCTCACCGCCACCGCGGGCTTCCTCGGCCTCGGACGGGGAGGAGCGGCACCCGACTGGGGACGCATGGTGAGCGAGAACGCCCCCGGCGCGACACTGGCCGCCGCGCCCTTCCTCGCGCCCGCCCTGCTGCTCGTACTGCTGTCCGTCTGCGTCGGTCTGCTGGCCGGACGACTGGCGGACACGGTGGGGAAGGGAGCCGCATGA
- a CDS encoding ATP-binding cassette domain-containing protein: MTGNVTARPSGADPLVEISGLTLGPAQGGAPVLHDACLTMPRGQVLGVVGRSGSGKSSLAYSLLGHVRPGLEVRSGTVRVADLDPFDRADARRLRGRVVSFLGQDPASSLNPALRIGTQIADAVRLRSPARRAHEVRAQVEELLLSVRLPADRAFRRRLPRQVSGGQAQRVALALALAGAPALLVLDEPTSGLDTVLADRMRGLLAEVLSDGERAALLVSHDPAWIASVAHEVVRLEGGRIAGAGKPDAPVPAPRSSASSANGGGPGPSGVPRTGSGGVPHTGSRGVPRTGSGGALSVRGLDAAHGRVPVLHDISLTVPAGSCTAVVGPSGSGKTTLARCLAGLHRPARGSVEWREDGAEGGHGAPVLLVAQDARGALNPRESVRAALMRPLGRHHSAADAAREAARLLGLVSLDADVLARRPGELSGGQRQRVTLARTLAAQPRVLVCDEITSALDRETASGVLALLDSLRRTLGVTVVMVTHDLTAAAHHAERVVVLDAGRVAETGPVDRVLTAPEHPVTRALLTHADGAVLAVPDQRR, from the coding sequence ATGACCGGGAACGTGACCGCCCGACCGTCGGGGGCGGACCCGCTCGTCGAGATCAGCGGGCTGACCCTCGGCCCGGCGCAGGGCGGCGCGCCCGTCCTCCACGACGCCTGCCTGACCATGCCGCGCGGACAGGTGCTGGGAGTGGTCGGCAGGTCCGGATCGGGCAAGAGCAGCCTGGCGTACAGCCTGCTCGGGCATGTCCGCCCCGGTCTGGAGGTGCGCTCCGGAACCGTCCGGGTGGCGGACCTCGACCCGTTCGACCGCGCGGACGCCCGTCGACTGCGTGGACGGGTCGTGTCGTTCCTGGGGCAGGACCCCGCCTCCTCGCTCAACCCCGCCCTCCGGATCGGCACGCAGATCGCCGACGCGGTCCGACTGCGCTCGCCCGCGAGGCGTGCGCACGAGGTCCGTGCGCAGGTCGAGGAACTGCTGCTGTCCGTGCGGCTGCCGGCCGACCGGGCCTTCCGGCGACGGCTGCCGCGTCAGGTGTCGGGAGGACAGGCGCAACGGGTCGCCCTCGCCCTCGCCCTGGCGGGTGCGCCCGCCCTCCTGGTCCTCGACGAGCCCACCAGCGGTCTGGACACGGTGCTGGCGGACCGGATGCGCGGCCTGCTGGCCGAGGTTCTGTCCGACGGGGAGCGCGCCGCGTTGCTGGTCAGCCACGACCCGGCGTGGATCGCGTCCGTGGCGCACGAAGTCGTCCGCCTGGAAGGAGGCCGGATCGCCGGTGCCGGGAAGCCCGACGCGCCGGTGCCCGCCCCGCGGTCGTCCGCGAGCTCCGCGAACGGCGGCGGCCCCGGCCCGAGCGGTGTGCCGCGTACCGGCTCCGGCGGTGTGCCGCATACCGGCTCCCGCGGTGTGCCGCGTACCGGCTCCGGCGGAGCGCTGTCCGTGCGCGGGCTGGACGCGGCCCACGGGCGTGTGCCCGTGCTGCACGACATCTCCCTCACCGTCCCGGCAGGTTCCTGCACCGCCGTCGTGGGTCCCTCGGGTTCCGGCAAGACCACCCTCGCCCGGTGCCTCGCGGGGCTGCACCGGCCCGCGCGGGGGAGCGTCGAGTGGCGGGAGGACGGTGCGGAGGGCGGGCACGGCGCCCCGGTGCTGCTCGTCGCGCAGGATGCGCGCGGCGCCCTCAACCCACGGGAGTCCGTGCGCGCCGCGCTCATGCGACCCCTCGGGCGGCACCATTCCGCCGCCGACGCCGCCCGCGAAGCCGCACGCCTGCTCGGCCTGGTCTCACTGGACGCCGACGTGCTGGCCCGCCGGCCGGGGGAGCTGTCGGGAGGCCAGCGCCAACGTGTCACGCTGGCCAGGACGTTGGCCGCGCAGCCACGTGTCCTGGTCTGTGACGAGATCACCTCCGCGCTGGACCGGGAGACGGCGAGCGGGGTCCTGGCCCTGCTGGACTCGCTGCGCCGGACGCTGGGGGTGACGGTCGTGATGGTGACGCACGACCTGACGGCCGCCGCCCACCACGCGGAGCGGGTCGTGGTCCTGGACGCGGGCCGGGTGGCCGAGACCGGTCCCGTGGACCGGGTGCTCACCGCCCCCGAGCACCCCGTCACCAGGGCACTGCTCACCCATGCCGACGGTGCCGTCCTCGCCGTACCGGATCAGCGTCGGTGA